A DNA window from Linepithema humile isolate Giens D197 chromosome 6, Lhum_UNIL_v1.0, whole genome shotgun sequence contains the following coding sequences:
- the LOC137000815 gene encoding uncharacterized protein isoform X1, which translates to MESICHRYFYLFILLYFNVLAIEINTVCIIVIGIYHGNAKPSSVSEYLNDFIVESQKLIEEGFQYAGKHYKVLINAVICDTPARAYVKCVKSHNAHFGCGLCIQEGEYLHNRVLFTDLDSFKRTDDNFRQRIYEEHHVGNSPFELINLKMVTQFPLDYMHLCCLGVMKKLLVLWLRGRRDCRLTAVQINQLSDFLVTLSTWIPEEFQRKCRSLKEFEHWKATEFRLFLLYVGPAALRTILPLDHYIHFNAFNCAMRILCHPVDCFRNNQYAQNLLKYFVREFKTLYGEENLIYNVHNLIHLSNDVLTYGSLDTFSAFPFENYMQKLKKMIRKSQSPLQQIHRRISEYKENVDPFQENNVHFPYMANPLPEQELQFSCTRPHSKLLFSNFTFNFRNSDNCGFLEDGSIIIMQYFAYKNNEPVVIGQCFRHKALLTHYPCESANLNIFLVKDLSNVRVWPIKLIKDKAFRIPVNDEFIVMPLLHCNHDQ; encoded by the coding sequence ATGGAATCCATTTGTCAtaggtatttttatttatttatactgcTTTACTTTAATGTACTAGCTATTGAAATTAATACGGTGTGCATAATTGTTATAGGTATTTATCACGGGAATGCAAAACCTTCTTCAGTTAGCGAATATTTGAACGATTTTATTGTTGAAAGTCAAAAACTAATAGAAGAAGGGTTTCAATATGCAGGAAAACATTACAAGGTTTTAATAAACGCAGTAATTTGTGATACTCCAGCTCGAGCatatgtaaaatgtgtaaaaagtCATAATGCACATTTTGGTTGTGGGTTATGCATTCAAGAAGGcgaatatttacataatcgAGTTCTTTTCACGGATCTGGACAGTTTTAAACGGACTGATGATAATTTCCGCCAGAGAATCTATGAAGAACATCACGTTGGAAACTCTccatttgaattaattaatttgaaaatggtGACGCAATTTCCCCTAGACTACATGCATTTATGTTGTTTAGGggtaatgaaaaaattgctAGTATTGTGGTTGCGTGGACGACGAGATTGCAGATTAACAGCAGTACAGATCAACCAATTATCAGACTTTTTGGTGACATTGTCAACATGGATACCAGAAGAATTTCAAAGGAAATGCAGGAGTCTGAAAGAGTTTGAGCACTGGAAAGCAACAGAATTCCGACTTTTTTTGTTATACGTAGGACCAGCAGCATTAAGAACAATTTTGCCATTGGATCATTATATCCATTTTAATGCATTCAATTGCGCTATGAGAATTCTGTGTCATCCTGTAGACTGTTTTCGCAACAATCAATACGCGCAAAATCTCTTAAAATACTTTGTTCGGGAATTCAAAACGCTGTATGGGGAAGAGAATTTGATCTACAATGTTCACAATTTAATTCACCTTTCTAATGATGTTCTGACATATGGTTCTCTGGACACATTTAGTGCATTCccgtttgaaaattatatgcaaaaactAAAGAAAATGATAAGAAAATCTCAATCTCCATTGCAACAAATTCATCGTAGAATTTCAGAGTATAAAGAGAATGTAGATCCATTCCAAGAAAATAATGTTCACTTTCCGTATATGGCAAATCCACTTCCTGAACAAGAATTGCAATTCTCTTGTACGAGACCACATtcaaaactattattttcgaatttcacTTTCAACTTTCGTAACAGCGATAATTGTGGTTTCTTAGAGGACGggagtattattataatgcaatattttgcatataaaaataacgaacCTGTTGTCATAGGTCAATGTTTCCGTCATAAGGCTTTACTTACACACTATCCATGCGAATCTgctaatttaaacatttttcttgtCAAAGACCTTTCAAACGTGCGCGTATGGCCTATTAAATTGATCAAAGACAAAGCATTTCGCATTCCTGTTAATGACGAATTCATCGTAATGCCTTTACTCCATTGCAACCATGAtcaataa
- the LOC137000816 gene encoding uncharacterized protein encodes MFRLIPSTEVEDQKEHDEAFNNSESSVSIDTANFSLESSSSFFHKKRKRNVESTDITSEIIDNIVQVQEEIRVKLDHLKVKLDHIIKKLFPEEVKLTRPHGIPAFPLRTEKEWENLEEILADDNAFTYVVDVFAAKIKN; translated from the exons atgttcagactaattccgagcactgaagTAGAAGATCAAAAGGAACATGATGAAGCTTTTAATAACAGTGAGAGCTCAGTGTCGATTGATACTGCAAACTTTTCTTTGGAAA GTTCTAGCAGCTTCTTCCacaagaagagaaaaagaaatgtcg AGAGTACAGATATCACATCGGAAATTATTGACAATATTGTCCAAGTGCAAGAAGAAATACGTGTCAAGCTTGACCATTTAAAAGTCAAATTAGATCATATCATAAAGAAGCTTTTTCCAGAAGAAGTAAAATTGACGCGACCACACGGAATCCCCGCATTTCCTTTACGTACAGAAAAGGAATGGGAAAATCTGGAAGAAATTCTTGCAGATGATAATGCATTTACATACGTG GTGGATGTTTTCgcagcaaaaataaaaaactga